A region from the Thermomicrobiales bacterium genome encodes:
- a CDS encoding SH3 domain-containing protein: MGARFHRFGLATAVAIVFSLLAALIPYQPPAAVAQTGILPDLFTLEPGNIHLTRERLDDGQLHYLLRFDNTVGNLGGPFEITAEIGYGSPIYQNLYNKLSGGSIVRSQRIATDIVYHPTHNHFHLGDFGRYDLLKKSPTTGRYQQTEFRGTKTSFCIIDLLRVADSAPVNGGYQYCDDTVQGLSHGWADIYDWQLPEQWIDLGSGMLPDGEYAIQSTTDPMNKLLESDRSNNVGIHYFTVSNGQIVGGDEQTDCFATPSAAQVGTTVSISCNRLNPGDVVDFRMDANTGPIIGTATVSEDTKALLQLTVPNAPQGQHHIFANPRGSGAVHSTVINIQPNLILGGSSGAVGTVVPFNLTGFGSSEAVSIRVNNVEVTQVAVQPQGDAAGSFVMPGAKYGNNTISAVGVKTGNSSTKQFSVSPTLVLGNNWVAAGGSLSNTLSGFGASENVTLVLAGGVSPTEGSPVAAADTTLATVQVAANGGSTGNVTIPGGIAPGTYSITATGQTSGATSTSPIQVIAADAETPTATNTPTITTTPTTTPTRTATRTATPSRTPTRTATPPNTVIGIGSIVQNTTATNVRTGPCTSYGVIYTAPAGTRFSVLSLGQVCDNYTFIRVRQTSGGANNGTIGYLAAQNVSLIATATPTRTPTPIGPSSTSTATRTPSITLTPSITLTPSITLSPSLTATQGSQTATPLGGWSAGDLAQTTASVNFRSGPGTNFTVITVLRSGTALLVTGPAQMGTGGLFAPVRYSGQDGWLAAAYLTKTGTATPTATGTATRTPSVSVTPSQSPTASSTASITNTPSSTATATASSTASATSNATHTATASRTATTSPTPPGGFGMGDIVEVQASLNLRSGPGTGFSPVTVLSSGSQLLVTGSGVSSGGRIWIPVTFQGQSGWVASEYVVKVGVATATRTSSATVVNSPTRTPSVTRTRTVTVTPIGGIGNRDIVQVTEAVNLRDNPGLSGNVLTVLQAGDQLLVTGSGVSADGYVWIPVQMGATNGWVVTEFVTKIGVATQVATATRTATSTPSSTVAGGATFTPGPGGFLPGDVAHTRVRVNLRTAPGTSATVVMVLTANTQLTVTGYGQPANGYFWLPVETLGGMSGWIADSFITTGVTPAVENTATSIPTEGPAEIPSATTVPSETATTETIIENPRYDDAVLRWLPEIQSAAANSGLSPAQVAALVALMSGGEPALVSPLGEIGLTQVKPEEFAAWGIGEGLWYDPATNISTGSAILSGMIASAGSVDGGLAVWFGEGCDDGGLCTADYIQSFFTLAATYDGILADPAAAGYVLLPADWTPVIGAPWVGAAPYRFDPVPPTEVPTIEIVPTEEPTIEIPPTEEPTIEAPTEEIPTEEIPIEEQTVEEATVEA, from the coding sequence ATGGGCGCTCGCTTTCACCGTTTTGGTTTGGCAACGGCGGTTGCCATCGTCTTTTCGCTGCTTGCCGCGCTGATCCCATATCAGCCACCGGCCGCCGTGGCGCAGACCGGGATTCTTCCCGATCTCTTCACACTCGAACCGGGAAACATCCATCTCACTCGTGAGCGGTTGGATGACGGCCAGCTTCACTACTTGCTGCGATTCGACAACACCGTTGGCAATCTGGGCGGACCATTCGAGATCACGGCCGAGATCGGCTACGGCAGCCCGATCTACCAGAATCTCTACAACAAGCTCTCCGGAGGGTCGATCGTCCGTAGCCAGCGCATTGCCACCGATATCGTCTACCACCCGACGCACAACCATTTTCACCTGGGTGACTTCGGGCGCTATGACCTGCTGAAGAAGAGTCCCACGACGGGACGGTATCAGCAGACCGAGTTCCGCGGCACCAAGACCAGCTTTTGCATTATCGACCTGTTGCGCGTAGCCGATAGCGCTCCGGTCAATGGTGGCTACCAATACTGCGATGACACCGTGCAGGGGCTTTCGCACGGATGGGCCGACATCTACGACTGGCAGCTGCCGGAGCAATGGATCGATCTCGGCTCCGGGATGCTGCCGGATGGCGAATATGCCATCCAGTCGACAACCGATCCCATGAACAAGTTGCTGGAATCCGACCGCAGCAACAATGTCGGTATCCATTACTTCACCGTTTCCAATGGGCAGATCGTTGGTGGCGACGAGCAGACCGACTGTTTCGCAACACCCAGCGCAGCCCAGGTCGGGACAACTGTTTCGATTAGTTGCAACCGTCTGAACCCCGGCGATGTGGTCGATTTCCGCATGGATGCGAACACCGGTCCGATCATCGGCACCGCCACGGTGAGCGAAGACACGAAGGCGTTGCTCCAGCTGACGGTGCCAAATGCTCCCCAGGGGCAACATCACATCTTCGCCAACCCGCGGGGTAGCGGAGCCGTGCATTCCACCGTCATCAATATCCAGCCGAATCTGATCCTGGGCGGTAGTTCGGGAGCGGTGGGAACAGTGGTTCCGTTCAACCTGACCGGATTCGGAAGCTCGGAAGCGGTTTCGATCCGTGTCAACAATGTCGAAGTGACCCAGGTGGCCGTGCAGCCGCAGGGCGATGCTGCGGGCTCGTTTGTTATGCCTGGGGCGAAATACGGCAACAACACGATTTCCGCGGTTGGCGTCAAGACGGGCAATAGCTCGACCAAGCAATTCTCGGTGTCTCCCACACTGGTGCTGGGGAACAATTGGGTCGCGGCCGGCGGGTCCTTGTCGAACACGCTGAGCGGATTTGGCGCTTCGGAAAATGTCACGCTTGTGCTCGCTGGCGGGGTTAGCCCAACCGAAGGGAGCCCAGTCGCTGCCGCGGACACCACCCTGGCGACGGTCCAGGTCGCAGCCAATGGCGGATCGACCGGCAACGTCACGATCCCTGGCGGAATCGCGCCGGGCACCTACTCGATCACGGCCACGGGTCAGACGAGCGGCGCCACCTCCACGAGCCCGATTCAGGTGATTGCTGCTGACGCGGAAACGCCGACCGCCACCAATACCCCGACGATCACCACCACGCCGACGACCACACCAACGCGCACCGCCACCCGCACGGCGACGCCGTCCCGAACGCCCACACGCACGGCGACGCCTCCGAACACCGTGATCGGAATCGGCAGCATCGTGCAGAACACCACGGCCACCAATGTGCGCACTGGACCGTGCACGAGCTATGGCGTGATTTACACCGCCCCGGCGGGAACGCGGTTCTCCGTGCTTTCGCTCGGTCAGGTTTGCGACAACTACACGTTCATTCGCGTCCGCCAAACCTCCGGCGGCGCGAACAACGGCACTATCGGGTATCTGGCTGCGCAGAATGTGAGCCTGATTGCCACCGCTACCCCGACCCGCACGCCAACGCCGATTGGGCCGTCGTCAACGTCGACCGCGACACGCACACCCTCGATCACGCTCACCCCGTCGATCACGCTCACCCCGTCGATCACGCTCTCCCCGAGCTTGACAGCGACTCAGGGATCGCAAACAGCGACCCCGCTCGGCGGATGGAGCGCGGGCGATCTCGCGCAGACCACGGCATCCGTGAACTTCCGCTCCGGGCCAGGCACCAACTTCACCGTGATCACCGTGCTCCGGTCAGGGACAGCCCTGCTGGTCACCGGTCCCGCACAGATGGGCACGGGAGGCCTCTTTGCACCTGTTCGCTATAGCGGCCAGGACGGCTGGCTGGCGGCTGCCTATCTGACCAAGACCGGAACTGCAACACCGACTGCAACCGGCACGGCCACGCGCACGCCGTCGGTTTCGGTCACGCCGAGCCAGTCGCCGACCGCTTCCAGCACGGCTTCGATCACCAATACGCCATCATCCACCGCGACCGCTACGGCTTCCAGCACGGCAAGCGCAACCTCGAATGCCACTCACACCGCAACGGCGAGTCGCACCGCGACCACTTCGCCAACACCGCCGGGCGGGTTCGGCATGGGCGACATCGTGGAAGTGCAGGCTTCGCTCAATCTCCGTTCTGGACCGGGAACTGGCTTTAGCCCGGTTACCGTGCTCTCGTCCGGCAGCCAGTTGCTGGTTACCGGATCTGGCGTTTCATCCGGTGGCCGCATCTGGATTCCGGTGACGTTCCAGGGGCAATCTGGCTGGGTCGCGTCGGAGTATGTCGTCAAGGTTGGTGTCGCAACGGCGACCCGCACCTCTTCGGCGACTGTTGTCAACTCGCCCACGCGAACGCCTTCGGTCACGCGCACCCGCACCGTGACAGTCACGCCAATTGGCGGTATTGGAAACCGCGATATCGTCCAGGTGACCGAGGCGGTCAACCTGCGCGACAACCCGGGCCTTTCGGGCAACGTGCTGACGGTGCTCCAGGCTGGCGATCAGTTGCTGGTCACGGGGTCGGGAGTCTCGGCCGATGGATACGTCTGGATCCCGGTGCAGATGGGGGCGACCAATGGCTGGGTGGTGACCGAATTCGTCACCAAGATCGGGGTCGCCACCCAGGTCGCGACAGCAACGCGCACCGCGACCTCGACGCCTTCGAGCACCGTTGCCGGCGGAGCGACCTTCACACCGGGTCCTGGCGGCTTCCTACCGGGAGATGTGGCGCATACCCGGGTGCGGGTGAACCTGCGAACCGCTCCGGGCACCTCGGCGACGGTTGTGATGGTCCTCACCGCAAACACCCAGCTCACCGTGACCGGCTACGGACAACCGGCGAATGGCTACTTCTGGCTTCCGGTCGAAACCCTGGGCGGCATGAGCGGTTGGATTGCCGACAGCTTCATCACCACGGGGGTAACTCCGGCGGTGGAGAACACAGCAACCTCGATTCCGACTGAGGGTCCGGCTGAGATTCCGTCGGCGACAACGGTTCCGAGCGAAACCGCAACGACCGAGACCATCATCGAGAATCCGCGCTACGACGATGCCGTGCTCCGCTGGCTGCCAGAAATCCAGTCGGCGGCCGCGAACAGCGGTCTGAGCCCGGCGCAGGTTGCCGCGCTGGTCGCGCTCATGTCGGGCGGCGAACCGGCTCTCGTGTCGCCGCTGGGAGAAATCGGTCTGACACAGGTCAAGCCGGAAGAGTTTGCGGCCTGGGGTATCGGCGAAGGACTCTGGTACGACCCGGCGACGAATATCTCGACCGGAAGCGCGATTCTTTCCGGAATGATTGCCAGCGCGGGTTCGGTGGATGGCGGGTTGGCCGTCTGGTTCGGCGAGGGCTGCGATGATGGCGGTCTCTGCACAGCCGATTATATCCAGTCGTTCTTCACACTGGCGGCGACATACGACGGCATCCTGGCAGATCCAGCGGCTGCGGGCTATGTGCTCCTGCCGGCTGATTGGACTCCGGTCATCGGCGCTCCATGGGTTGGAGCGGCGCCGTACCGCTTCGACCCGGTTCCGCCGACCGAAGTTCCCACAATCGAGATCGTGCCGACGGAGGAACCGACGATCGAGATCCCGCCGACCGAAGAACCAACGATCGAGGCGCCGACCGAGGAGATTCCTACGGAAGAGATCCCGATCGAGGAGCAGACAGTGGAAGAGGCGACTGTCGAAGCCTGA
- a CDS encoding SDR family oxidoreductase, protein MELRVDGKVAIITGADSGIGRGIALRLAESGADVMICYYSDRDGAEQTAADCRAFGRRTGIAQGDIGNPAVVRGIFEQLDLDFGRVDIVVNNAGIGMTENIVDQPFEDFERVMRTNLYGPWLFIQQAGRRMISRNEGGRIINITSVHEEACTAGAAGYNCSKGALRNLTRTAAAELGPHGITVNTIAPGMILTPMNFRAISEPEYLEQAEAQIVMRRAGLPEDVANMALFLASDQASYCTGQTHFVDGGWMLTWPPV, encoded by the coding sequence ATGGAGTTGCGAGTCGACGGCAAGGTGGCGATCATCACCGGAGCCGACAGTGGAATTGGGCGCGGGATCGCGCTACGCCTGGCGGAATCGGGAGCAGACGTGATGATCTGCTACTACTCCGACCGCGACGGGGCAGAGCAAACCGCCGCCGATTGCCGCGCCTTTGGCCGCCGTACCGGGATTGCGCAAGGCGATATCGGCAATCCCGCGGTCGTCCGCGGCATCTTCGAGCAACTCGATCTCGATTTTGGCCGGGTCGATATCGTGGTCAACAATGCCGGCATCGGCATGACCGAAAACATCGTCGATCAGCCGTTCGAAGACTTCGAGCGCGTGATGCGCACGAATCTTTACGGTCCCTGGCTCTTCATCCAACAAGCTGGACGGCGCATGATCTCCCGCAACGAGGGCGGCCGCATCATCAACATCACATCGGTGCACGAGGAAGCCTGCACCGCAGGAGCGGCGGGCTACAACTGCTCCAAGGGCGCCTTACGCAACCTGACGCGCACGGCCGCGGCCGAGCTCGGTCCCCACGGCATCACAGTCAACACGATCGCTCCCGGGATGATTCTGACGCCGATGAACTTCCGCGCCATCAGCGAGCCCGAGTATCTGGAACAGGCGGAAGCCCAGATCGTGATGCGCCGCGCCGGGCTCCCGGAGGACGTCGCCAACATGGCGCTCTTCCTTGCATCCGACCAGGCGTCGTATTGCACAGGTCAAACCCACTTCGTGGACGGCGGCTGGATGTTGACCTGGCCTCCGGTGTGA
- a CDS encoding ester cyclase, producing the protein MSIETNKQLAITFFEEIWNQKDESAIDRYVAENAAGNDKDFGVGREDFRVHWKSWIAAFPDLHFEIVDLISEGDKVLTRWTLTGTFEGELFGKQGDGRKIRVDGMSLDRIENGMVAEGFDGWDNYGFRQQLGVVE; encoded by the coding sequence GTGTCGATCGAAACGAACAAGCAACTCGCGATTACGTTCTTCGAGGAGATCTGGAATCAGAAGGACGAATCGGCTATCGACCGCTATGTTGCGGAGAATGCCGCCGGGAACGACAAGGACTTCGGTGTGGGACGGGAGGATTTTCGCGTCCATTGGAAGTCATGGATCGCGGCTTTCCCCGATTTGCACTTCGAGATCGTCGATCTGATCTCGGAAGGGGACAAGGTGCTCACCCGCTGGACACTGACGGGCACCTTCGAAGGTGAGCTGTTCGGCAAGCAGGGTGACGGCCGGAAGATCCGCGTCGATGGAATGAGCCTGGACCGCATCGAGAACGGCATGGTGGCGGAAGGGTTCGACGGCTGGGACAACTACGGGTTCCGCCAGCAGCTCGGTGTCGTCGAGTAA